Proteins encoded in a region of the Methanofastidiosum sp. genome:
- a CDS encoding ATP-binding protein, with product MTKELSSDMIRRTFDKNKLKCKSSQEVSPLEDIVGQERALKALKFGLEIKEKGFNIFVAGFPGTGKMTAVKSFLDKLAEDQTVPSDWCYVNNFLEPYEPKVIELKAGQGRVFHKDMSNFLNEAKINLPKAFESEDFALKREATIQKIDAERNKIFSELNRKAEKEELIVQSTPMGFIFVPIVSGRPMTEEEFIALNPETKDDIQKKRDKLNSELRLVFRQLKELDSKTFEEIKELNKEVALFTMGHLVDDLNKKYSDYPDIINYLKEVQEDILENLALFYKPNIPQAPVQAPWAEELPFRKYAVNLFTDNSTLMGRPVVVELNPTYQNLFGRIEKEAQFGMLTTDFTMVRGGSIHKANGGYLVIPAEELVKNLFSYDGLKRALSSEEAIVEEAGERLGFITTKGLRPAPIPLNTKVVIIGNPMIYQTLFSLDPDFKELFKVKAEFDINMDFNDGNVKNYVSFICSLCSKENLLHLDSSAIGKVIEYGARLADDQEKLSTRFADIADIIREANFYAKQDKNNLIKDLHIVKAVEEKNYRSNLIQERLNEMVTRGFYLIETEGEAVGQINGLAVLSLGDYAFGRPSRVTATVNIGRGGIIDIEREAKMGGNIHSKGVMILGGYLAENFAQDKPLNLTARLVFEQNYEGVDGDSASSTELYAILSALSEVPIKQYFAVTGSVNQKGEVQAIGGVNYKIEGFYEICKAKGLNGKQSVLIPRSNVQNLMLKEEVVEAVKDGKFHIYSVDNIKEGIEILTGIKAGEKGPDGKYPENTIYGMVDKRLKSMAEKMEKSADEKEK from the coding sequence ATGACAAAAGAATTATCTTCAGATATGATAAGAAGAACATTTGATAAGAATAAATTAAAATGTAAAAGTAGTCAAGAAGTATCTCCTTTAGAGGATATAGTGGGTCAGGAAAGAGCATTAAAAGCGCTGAAATTCGGACTAGAGATAAAAGAGAAAGGATTTAATATTTTTGTTGCAGGTTTTCCAGGGACTGGAAAAATGACGGCAGTAAAGAGTTTTTTGGATAAACTTGCTGAAGACCAAACCGTACCTTCTGACTGGTGTTATGTTAATAATTTCTTGGAACCATACGAACCTAAAGTCATTGAATTAAAAGCAGGCCAAGGAAGGGTCTTTCACAAAGATATGTCCAATTTCCTAAATGAAGCTAAGATTAATCTTCCAAAAGCCTTTGAAAGTGAAGATTTTGCTTTAAAGAGAGAGGCCACTATCCAGAAAATTGATGCTGAACGAAACAAAATCTTTTCCGAACTGAATAGAAAAGCAGAGAAAGAAGAATTAATTGTTCAAAGCACCCCAATGGGATTCATTTTTGTTCCTATTGTCAGTGGCAGGCCAATGACCGAGGAGGAATTTATAGCTCTAAATCCTGAAACAAAGGACGATATACAAAAAAAGAGGGATAAATTAAACTCAGAATTAAGATTAGTGTTTAGACAGCTAAAAGAGTTGGACAGTAAAACATTTGAAGAAATAAAAGAATTAAATAAAGAAGTAGCTCTTTTTACAATGGGTCATTTGGTAGACGATTTGAATAAAAAATATTCTGATTATCCAGATATTATAAACTATTTAAAAGAAGTACAGGAAGATATATTAGAAAATTTAGCCTTATTCTATAAGCCAAATATTCCGCAAGCTCCGGTTCAAGCGCCATGGGCAGAGGAATTGCCATTTAGGAAATATGCGGTCAATCTATTCACAGATAACTCAACACTGATGGGAAGACCAGTAGTCGTGGAGCTTAATCCAACATACCAAAATCTCTTTGGAAGAATAGAGAAAGAAGCACAGTTCGGGATGCTCACTACTGATTTTACCATGGTAAGGGGAGGGTCAATACATAAGGCAAATGGTGGATACCTTGTAATACCCGCTGAAGAATTGGTAAAGAATCTTTTTTCATATGATGGTTTAAAAAGGGCATTAAGCAGTGAGGAAGCCATAGTTGAGGAGGCTGGAGAGCGACTTGGGTTTATCACAACAAAAGGGTTAAGGCCTGCCCCTATACCATTAAACACTAAAGTCGTTATTATTGGCAATCCAATGATATATCAGACTCTTTTTTCACTTGATCCGGATTTTAAAGAGCTCTTCAAAGTCAAGGCAGAATTTGATATTAATATGGATTTTAACGATGGCAATGTTAAAAACTATGTTTCATTCATATGCTCGCTTTGCTCAAAAGAAAACTTATTGCACCTTGATTCTTCAGCAATAGGGAAAGTTATCGAGTATGGTGCAAGATTGGCCGATGACCAAGAGAAATTATCTACAAGATTTGCAGATATAGCGGATATTATACGTGAAGCAAACTTCTACGCTAAACAAGACAAAAATAATTTAATAAAAGACCTTCACATAGTAAAAGCTGTCGAAGAAAAAAATTATCGTTCAAATCTTATTCAAGAAAGATTAAATGAAATGGTAACACGAGGATTTTATCTTATTGAAACTGAAGGAGAAGCAGTTGGTCAAATAAACGGTCTTGCGGTATTAAGTCTAGGGGATTATGCATTTGGAAGGCCATCTAGAGTTACCGCCACTGTAAATATTGGCCGCGGGGGAATTATAGATATTGAACGTGAAGCTAAGATGGGAGGAAATATTCATTCGAAAGGAGTAATGATATTAGGCGGTTATTTGGCAGAAAACTTTGCACAAGATAAACCATTAAATCTCACTGCAAGACTCGTATTCGAACAAAACTATGAAGGTGTTGATGGGGATAGCGCATCAAGCACAGAGCTTTATGCAATATTATCTGCTCTATCTGAAGTTCCAATAAAACAATACTTTGCGGTCACAGGGTCCGTTAATCAGAAAGGAGAGGTGCAGGCAATCGGAGGCGTTAACTACAAGATTGAAGGTTTCTATGAAATTTGCAAGGCCAAAGGACTTAATGGAAAACAAAGTGTTTTGATTCCAAGAAGCAATGTCCAAAATTTAATGCTTAAAGAAGAGGTCGTCGAAGCTGTAAAAGACGGAAAATTCCATATATACTCAGTTGATAATATCAAGGAAGGAATTGAAATACTAACAGGAATCAAAGCTGGAGAAAAAGGACCAGACGGTAAGTATCCAGAAAATACAATTTATGGAATGGTTGACAAACGCCTCAAAAGCATGGCTGAAAAAATGGAAAAGTCTGCAGATGAGAAAGAAAAATAA
- the uvrA gene encoding excinuclease ABC subunit UvrA: MGTDFITVKGASEHNLKNIDVQFPRDKLIVVTGVSGSGKSSLAFDTIYAEGQRRYVESLSAYARQFLGLMEKPDVEYIEGLSPAISIEQKTTSKNPRSTVGTVTEIYDYLRLLYARIGIPYCSRCGKQIKQQTVTEITDQVLSFPEGSKVTVLAPVVRGRKGEYSTLLKEINEEGFARAEIDGEIKELNVEIRLERYKKHDINIIIDRLVLKDGISPRLYEDIELALKKGEGILFVDINDERKTFSEHFACTDCGISLEEITPRMFSFNSPYGACPSCHGLGFKQEFDPDLIIPNKDLSLVEGAVDVWNTKLEGFRRQTLEAISKKFNFRLDVPVKNLSQKHLDILLYGTTDKVRYNYRSRNTPSYWTYEGTYEGIIPWLERVYRETDSEYRKEQFEKYIRLKPCEVCKGKRLKSEALYVKIQGSSIIDVTELQISSCYKFFIDLEQNLNEKEKIISKQILKEIKARLGFLLSVGLDYLTLDRRAGTLSGGESQRIRLATQIGSQLVGVLYILDEPSIGLHQRDNAKLIVMLKRLRDIGNTVIVIEHDEEMMLSSDYLVDIGPGAGVHGGEVVAVGSPEEVKQNPESLTGKYLSRKLKIDVPKIRKQSDTFITIKGARQFNLKNIDVKIPLGLFVCVTGVSGSGKSTLINEILYKDLAKKFYRAVDNPGDHDEILGIENIDKVIIIDQSPIGRSPRSNPATYTGLFTPIRELFSELPESKRRGFKKGRFSFNVKGGRCENCRGDGLIKIEMHFLPDVYVKCEECKGERYNRETLTVKYKGKSISEVLDMTVEEALHFFENIPTIRNKLQTLYDVGLSYIKVGQPATTLSGGEAQRVKLSKELSKKATGKTLYILDEPTTGLHFHDVKKLLDVLLRLRENGNTVLVIEHNMDVIKTADYIIDLGPEGGQRGGEILVEGTPEEVIKSPKSHTGRFLEEVLKRDGALD; the protein is encoded by the coding sequence ATGGGTACCGACTTCATTACTGTAAAAGGCGCTTCAGAACACAATCTTAAAAACATAGATGTTCAATTTCCTAGAGATAAGCTTATCGTTGTAACAGGGGTTTCAGGTTCTGGTAAATCTTCTCTTGCGTTTGATACAATTTATGCAGAAGGTCAGAGGCGTTATGTTGAATCACTTTCCGCATATGCAAGGCAATTCTTAGGGCTAATGGAAAAACCTGACGTCGAATACATCGAAGGACTATCCCCCGCAATTTCAATTGAACAAAAAACAACTTCTAAAAATCCAAGATCCACAGTCGGTACAGTCACGGAAATTTACGATTATTTAAGACTTCTTTACGCAAGGATAGGGATCCCTTATTGTTCACGTTGCGGCAAGCAGATAAAACAACAAACAGTAACAGAGATTACTGATCAGGTTCTATCTTTTCCCGAAGGTTCAAAAGTAACTGTCTTGGCTCCCGTGGTACGTGGCAGAAAAGGAGAATATTCAACTTTACTTAAGGAAATAAATGAAGAAGGTTTTGCAAGGGCAGAAATAGATGGGGAAATCAAAGAATTAAATGTAGAAATAAGGCTTGAGAGGTACAAAAAACACGATATCAATATAATAATAGATAGACTTGTTCTGAAAGACGGAATATCTCCAAGGCTTTATGAAGATATTGAACTTGCATTGAAAAAGGGCGAAGGAATATTATTCGTGGACATTAATGATGAAAGAAAAACATTTTCTGAACACTTTGCATGTACTGATTGCGGTATTAGTTTAGAAGAAATAACTCCTAGGATGTTTTCATTTAATAGCCCATATGGGGCATGCCCTTCATGTCATGGACTTGGATTTAAGCAAGAGTTTGACCCCGATCTTATTATCCCAAACAAAGATTTATCTCTTGTGGAGGGTGCGGTTGATGTATGGAATACTAAACTAGAAGGATTTAGGAGACAGACTCTGGAGGCCATTTCTAAAAAGTTCAATTTCAGACTCGACGTGCCTGTTAAAAATTTGTCACAAAAGCATCTTGATATTTTATTATACGGAACAACTGACAAAGTAAGGTATAATTATCGTTCTCGAAATACGCCATCCTATTGGACATATGAAGGAACATACGAAGGTATAATCCCTTGGCTTGAGAGAGTATACCGAGAAACTGATTCTGAATATAGGAAGGAACAATTTGAGAAATACATCCGATTAAAACCATGTGAAGTATGTAAGGGTAAACGATTGAAATCTGAAGCCTTATATGTTAAGATCCAAGGAAGTTCGATAATTGATGTAACTGAACTTCAAATTAGCAGTTGTTATAAATTTTTTATTGATCTTGAGCAAAACTTAAATGAAAAAGAGAAAATTATTTCAAAACAGATATTAAAGGAAATAAAGGCTAGATTAGGATTTCTTTTAAGCGTGGGACTTGATTACCTTACTTTAGATAGAAGAGCTGGAACTCTTTCAGGAGGAGAATCTCAAAGAATTAGACTTGCAACCCAGATAGGATCCCAGCTTGTAGGCGTTCTTTATATATTAGATGAGCCAAGTATAGGCCTTCATCAAAGAGACAATGCAAAATTGATTGTCATGTTGAAAAGATTAAGGGATATTGGAAACACAGTAATTGTCATTGAACATGATGAAGAGATGATGCTCTCTTCAGATTATCTTGTAGATATAGGGCCAGGAGCGGGCGTCCATGGAGGGGAAGTTGTTGCAGTTGGGTCTCCAGAAGAAGTTAAGCAAAATCCAGAGTCACTTACCGGGAAATATTTATCGCGAAAACTTAAAATTGACGTTCCTAAAATTAGAAAACAAAGTGATACGTTTATCACAATTAAAGGGGCAAGACAATTTAATCTAAAGAACATCGATGTAAAAATTCCTCTTGGTTTGTTTGTATGTGTCACTGGAGTTTCAGGCAGTGGAAAAAGTACTTTGATTAATGAAATATTGTACAAGGACCTGGCAAAGAAATTTTATAGGGCCGTAGATAATCCAGGGGATCATGATGAAATTTTGGGAATTGAAAATATTGATAAAGTGATTATTATAGATCAAAGTCCGATAGGGAGAAGCCCTAGGTCAAATCCTGCAACATATACTGGTTTATTTACCCCCATAAGGGAGCTTTTCTCTGAACTTCCCGAATCAAAGAGGAGGGGATTTAAGAAAGGCAGATTCTCTTTTAACGTGAAAGGAGGAAGATGTGAAAATTGTAGAGGGGACGGACTAATTAAGATTGAAATGCATTTTCTGCCTGACGTTTATGTTAAATGTGAAGAGTGCAAAGGTGAGAGGTACAACAGAGAAACTTTAACCGTCAAATATAAGGGAAAATCAATTTCTGAAGTTTTGGACATGACAGTCGAAGAAGCCTTGCACTTTTTTGAAAATATACCAACCATACGAAATAAACTCCAGACCCTTTATGATGTGGGCCTATCCTACATTAAAGTTGGACAGCCTGCAACTACTCTTTCTGGAGGAGAAGCACAAAGAGTCAAATTGTCAAAAGAATTGTCCAAGAAAGCTACAGGAAAAACTCTTTACATATTGGACGAACCCACAACTGGACTCCATTTCCACGATGTTAAAAAACTACTTGATGTTCTTCTGCGTCTGAGAGAAAATGGCAATACAGTTCTCGTTATTGAGCACAACATGGATGTAATCAAAACTGCCGATTATATAATTGACCTTGGTCCCGAAGGGGGTCAAAGAGGCGGAGAAATTTTAGTCGAAGGTACGCCCGAAGAAGTAATAAAATCTCCAAAGAGTCATACTGGAAGATTCCTAGAAGAAGTTCTAAAAAGAGACGGAGCCTTGGATTAA
- a CDS encoding desulfoferrodoxin FeS4 iron-binding domain-containing protein, with translation MVNVKEVGEIYKCEICGNVVEVLEAGGGELICCGEPMILQE, from the coding sequence ATGGTAAATGTAAAAGAAGTTGGGGAAATCTACAAATGTGAAATTTGTGGAAATGTTGTGGAAGTATTGGAAGCCGGCGGCGGAGAACTAATCTGCTGTGGAGAACCAATGATTTTGCAAGAGTAG
- a CDS encoding nitroreductase family protein: MDFLDVIMSRRSIRKYKKDKVPESHVIKILEAAMNAPSRKNERPWHFVLIDNRKILDKIPSFHPNSKMLYEAPMAILVTGDLNITKDIFITIDCSAATENILLAAHSLGLGACWLGVYPDEERVKGMKEILNLPENIFPVSLISIGYPDEGKPQLKRFEENRIHYNKW; encoded by the coding sequence ATGGATTTTTTAGATGTTATTATGTCAAGAAGGAGCATTAGAAAATACAAAAAAGATAAGGTGCCTGAAAGCCATGTAATAAAAATCCTAGAAGCTGCTATGAATGCACCTTCAAGAAAAAATGAGAGGCCTTGGCATTTTGTATTAATAGACAATAGAAAAATATTGGATAAAATCCCTTCTTTCCATCCAAACTCAAAGATGCTCTATGAAGCACCAATGGCCATCCTAGTTACTGGTGACTTAAATATTACAAAAGATATTTTTATTACGATTGATTGTTCTGCGGCAACTGAAAATATCCTTTTAGCCGCCCATTCACTGGGACTTGGGGCATGCTGGCTTGGAGTTTATCCTGACGAAGAGAGGGTAAAAGGCATGAAAGAAATACTTAATTTGCCCGAGAACATATTTCCCGTATCACTAATTTCAATTGGTTATCCTGACGAAGGAAAGCCACAATTAAAAAGATTTGAAGAGAATAGAATCCATTATAATAAATGGTAA
- a CDS encoding divergent PAP2 family protein, translating to MSLTTAIVSFFYNPIILPTLIAYLASVVGKIIHESIKKKHLSIQVAIQDGGMPSSHTATVIGLSTAIFMHEGMSTVFWVSLVFAFVVMKDATGIRWETGQQAKVINQMMKKLRMGKVVDEELKELLGHTEAQVVGGFIVGVIFSYLGYNAFFG from the coding sequence GTGAGTTTAACAACAGCTATAGTTAGTTTTTTTTACAATCCGATTATCCTCCCAACTTTGATTGCTTATTTGGCATCTGTTGTTGGAAAAATAATTCATGAGTCTATCAAAAAGAAACATTTATCCATACAAGTTGCCATACAAGATGGAGGAATGCCAAGTTCTCACACGGCAACAGTTATTGGGTTGTCAACAGCAATTTTTATGCATGAAGGAATGTCTACTGTATTTTGGGTTTCTCTAGTCTTTGCATTTGTAGTGATGAAGGATGCGACAGGTATAAGGTGGGAAACAGGTCAACAGGCGAAGGTAATAAATCAAATGATGAAAAAACTTCGTATGGGAAAGGTAGTTGATGAAGAATTAAAGGAATTGCTTGGACATACAGAGGCTCAAGTTGTAGGTGGATTTATTGTGGGAGTTATATTCTCTTATTTAGGGTATAATGCTTTTTTTGGATAA